From Bradyrhizobium erythrophlei:
GGCCTTGCGCTCATCAACGCCGCCGGTGTGTTCGGCAGGCTGGTCGAGGCACATGTCAGCGTGGCGGCCGCGGCGCGTTCCAGTGTCGCCGAACGCATTGAAGCGCTCGACGCCCGCGTCACGGCGCAGTCGGCGACCCTTGCCGACCTGGACAATCGCGTCGCACAGATCGATCGGGCGGTGGACGAATCGACACGGCGCGGCTGGGTGACTCGCGCCATCAACATAGCAACGCAACAGCGTGTGACCCGGGATGGGCTCGATGCGCAGCGGCAGGCGGCAACGGCAGCGCTGATTGGATTACAGACGCAACGCGCGACGCTGGTCGGTGAACGTTTCCGTATCGAAGCATCCGCAGGCCCAATCCAGTATCTTGCGATGATGGCCGGTGCCACGCCCGAAGCCGCGGTTCGATGGCTGATACTTCTGATGGTGCTCTGCTGCGATCCCGCGGCAATTGCCTTGACCGTCGCGGCGACTGGTTCGCGACGCTAACGAACGCAAGTAAGGGCCAACATCAAAAGCCCATTCCAAGATTGCTATTCCACTCCGGAACATCCGAAATTTTGCCAATGAGTCGGACCGGTCGGCGGCGCGAGGCGGCTAATGATTGATTTGAGCACCAACCGGCCTCCAGCTCGACCCGGTGTAAATTAGCCGCATCTGAGACCACTGCGACCGAGTCCGCATCTAACCTGAGACGGACGTTAGCCGATCGGAACGCCATCCGCATTCGCGGTCAGGCGAATGTGCGCTTTGCGTCAGAAGGCAACATCACCTCTGTTGTTAGATATTTTCGCGGAGAGTCTTGACATTAAATCCCGAAATTAGAGCAGTATACTGGAACGACACTGGAACGGACAGAATGCCAACAAGCCACTATGTGCGCTGGCCGGAAGAGAGTCGAGGACGCAAATGGAGCTATCCTACGCACAGAATCTTGAGGACTATCATCTTTCGCTTGCCTTCGCGGGACAGACCACCGGGACCTACATCGATATCGGCGCCGGGCATCCGATCGCGGACAATGTGTCATTCTGGTTCTATGAACGCGACTGGCACGGCATTGTAGTCGAGCCACAGCTTGAACTTGCGGCGCTGTACCAGCGACTGCGGCCGCGCGATCTGGCGGTTCGTGGCTTGGTCGGACGCCACTGCGGCGAAATCGACTTCTATGCGGTGGAGCGTCTGCATGGTCTCTCGACGACCGTGGAATACCTTGCGCAAAAAGCAAAAGCCTTCGGCGTCGACTATCAGACCGTTCGCATGCCTGTGACTACACTGGCCAATTTATGCGAAACGCACGATGTGGGCTCTATCGACTTCCTCAAAATCGACGTCGAGGGTGCCGAAGGCGACGTCCTGTTCGGTGGCGACTGGAAGCGCTTTCGACCCAAAGTGATCGTCATGGAAGCGGTAACGCCCGTGTCGTCGGAGCCGGCATGGCAGGACTGGGAGCCGTTCCTTCTCGCTCAGGGCTACGGCTTCGTTCTGTTCGACACCGTCAACCGCTTTTATGTCGCGCAGGAACATCGCGAGATCATGGCGCGCTTTCCGTCCGAGCGGGCGTCGTGGCACGCGGTTCGTCACATGTACGAGATAGGCCGTGCCCCCGAAAATAAGCAACATCCCGATCACGCGCTAGCGCAAGATCTCGCGCGCGGATTCTGGGCGAGCCTGCCTTATCTCGACAAAGATCTCATAACGTTCCTCTTGAGTCGCGCACGCCGAATCGCAAAACCGGACGAGTTCGCGGCGCTTGCATCCGCGGTCGATACCGCGGCATTTCGAGCGGCGCTCGGACGCATTGCTTGCGGCTATGACGGCGGCCAGATCGTTGACGAATGATAGACCGCGAAACCCGGCAACGGTCTTGGTTGTGTCAAACGCGCTAGGCGCGCAGTACCGACGCCTCGTGATGGCCGCCCGGAGCCCCCATCAGCGGCAGGGCCGTCGCCTGGACAGAGACGCGAATGCGTGACGCTCACCAACTGTCATCGTCCGCGAAAGCAGACGATCCAGTATCCCGGAGCAGTTGCGATGGAATCGAGAAGCCGCGGCGTACTGGATCCCCGCATGCGCGGGGATGATTGACGCGGCGGAGTGCCTTGATGCGACGCTCGCCTTACTCGTCGTCCGGCTTCTTGCCGCCGATCGTCTTCAGTTTTGCAAATACCGCGTCGACATTGAGGTCGTCGCGCTGCTTCTCGGATGGCTCGAATTCCGGCTCCTTGCGGGTGGTCTCGGAGGCCGGCAGCAGGGTGGCGCCGCCGTAGGCGGTATCGATCGGCTTCTCCTTGGCCGCGCGCTGCACCTCGAAATCGAGCTCGATCTGCGAGCACAGGCCGAGCGTCACCGGGTCCATCGGGGTCAGGGTCGAGGCGTTCCAGTGGGTGCGGTCGCGGACGCTGGCGATGGTGGTCTTGGTGGTGCCGACCAGCCGCATGATCTGGGCGTCCTTCAGCTCGGGGTGGTTGCGTACCAGCCACAGGATCGCGCTCGGCCGCTCGTGGCGGCGCGACACCGGGGTATAGCGCGGGCCCTTCTTCTTGGCGGCCGGCGGCAGCGCCACCTTGCTCTCGCCGAGTTTCAGGCGGTAATTCGGGTCCTTTTCGCCCTTTTCGATCTCGTCGCGGCTGAGCTGGCCGGTCGAAATCGGGTCCATGCCCTTGATGCCCTGGGCGGCGTCGCCGTCGGCGATGGCGCGGACCTCGAGCGGGTGCATCTTGGTGAAATCCGCCACCTGATCGAATGTCAGCGCGGTATTGTCGACCAGCCACACGGCCGTCGCCTTCGGCATCAGCGGTGCATTGCTCATGGCAAATCTCCTTTGCGCTTCGCCCACCCCTGGGGGGCGAAGCCGTGGTCATCAGCGATGACGGGAATTATCCCCTATATAAGCCGTCCGGGCCCAAGTCTGCAATGGTTAGCTAAAACGGTCTTGACAGCGCCCGAAAGCAGTCCCAAGTCCTTATCCGAATTGACCGTTCCCTGCCCGGCGGCGAGGGGTGATTCGGACGGAAATTGCTCCCATGCAGGCCAAACCACCCCTGAAAATCGTGCTTTGCTCGCCCCGCGGCTTCTGCGCCGGGGTGGTACGGGCGATCGATACCGTGGAACGGGCGCTGACCATCTATGGCGCCCCGGTCTATGTCCGCCACGAGATCGTCCACAACCGCTACGTCGTGGACAGCCTGAGGACCAAGGGCGCGATTTTCGTCGAGGAACTGGCCGAAATCCCCGACAATACCAACGCCCCCGTGGTGTTTTCCGCCCACGGGGTTCCCAAATCGGTGCCCGCCGACGCCCGGGCGCGTAATTTCTTCTCGCTGGACGCGACCTGCCCGCTGGTCACCAAGGTGCACCGGGAAGCGGCGATCCATTTCAAGCGCGGCCGCGAAATCCTGCTGATCGGGCATTCCCATCACCCGGAGGTGGTGGGGACGCTCGGGCAGCTGCCGCCGGGGGCGGTGACGCTGATCGAGACCGCGGAAGACGCCAAGACCTTCACGCCGAAGGATCCCAACAACCTTGCCTTCGTGACCCAGACGACGCTGTCGATCGACGACACCGCCGAGATCGTCGCGATGCTGAAGGAACGGTTTCCCAACATCTCCGGCCCGCACAAGGAAGACATCTGCTACGCCACCACCAACCGCCAGCTCGCGGTCAAGAAGGTGGCGCCGGTGGTCGACGCCCTGATCGTGGTCGGCGCGCCGAATTCGTCGAATTCGCAGCGGCTGCGCGAGGTCGCCGAACGCGAAGGCTGCCCGATCGCGGTGCTGGCGCAGCGCGCCGGCGATCTCGACTGGTCGCGCTTTGCTGGCATCAAGAGCCTCGGCATCACCGCGGGCGCCTCGGCGCCGGAAGTGATCGTCGAGGAGATCATGGGGGCGTTCGCCGAACGTTACGAATTGCAAGTGGAGACGGTCTCGGCCGCGGAAGAGAACGAATTCTTCCCGTTGCCGCGTTCGCTGCGCCCCGACGCCGCCGAGTAACTGCGATGGCGGTTTACACCGACGTCGCCGCCGACGAGCTTGCGGAATTCCTGAGCCGTTATGATCTCGGCGAACTGTTGTCCTACAAGGGCATCGCCGAGGGCGTCGAGAATTCCAACTTCCTGCTGCATACCTCGGCCGGCTACTTCATCCTGACGCTGTACGAAAAGCGCGTGGCGAAGAACGACCTGCCGTTCTTTCTTGGCTTGATGACGCATCTCGCCTCGCGCGGCCTCAGCTGCCCGCTGCCGGTCAAGAACCGGGGCGGCGAGGCGCTCAGCACGTTGGCCGGCCGGCCGGCGGCGATCATCAGCTTCCTGGAAGGCATCTGGCCGCGCAAGCCCAGCGCCGCGCACTGCGCCGGCGTCGGCCAGGCGCTGGCGCGCATGCATCTGGCGGGCCGCGACTTTCCGATGTCGCGCGCCAACGCGCTGTCGGTGTCGGGCTGGCGGCCGCTGTTCGCACAGTCCTCATCGCGCGCCGACGAATTGCAGCCGGGGTTGGCCGCCTTCATCGAAGCCGAACTCGATCATCTCGAGAGCGGCATCTGGCCGAAGAATTTGGCGCCGGGTGTGATTCACGCGGACCTGTTTCCGGACAACGTGTTCTTCCTCGGCGAGCGGCTGTCCGGCATCATCGACTTCACCTTCGCCTGCAACGACATGCTGGCCTATGACGTCGCGATCTGCCTCAACGCCTGGTGCTTCGAGAGCGATTGCTCGTTCAACGTCACCAAGGCGCGGGCGCTTCTCAACGCCTATGGCCGCGAGCGCAAATTGTCCGAAGCCGAGGAGAACGCACTGCCGCTGCTGGCGCGCGGCGCCGCGCTGCGGTTTCTTTTGACGCGGCTGGTGGATTTCCTCAACGTGCCGCCGGGCGCGCTGGTGCGGCCGAAGGATCCGCTGGAATATGTCCGCAAGCTTCGCTTTCAGCAGGGCGTCGCCAGCATGCGCGATTACGGCGTCGCGGCCTCGGGGCTGGTGGCGTGAGCTCGCTTCCGACCGTCATCATTCATACCGACGGCGCCTGCTCGGGCAATCCCGGGCCCGGCGGCTGGGGCGCGATCCTCAAATTCGGCGAGGTCGAAAAGGAATTGAAGGGTGGCGAGGCCCATACCACCAACAACCGCATGGAGTTGATGGCGGCGATCTCCGCGCTGGAGGCGCTGAAAAAACCCTGCACCGTCGATCTCTACACCGACAGCCAGTATGTCCGTCAGGGCATCACCGGCTGGATCCATGGCTGGAAGAAGAACGGCTGGCGCACCGCCGACAAGAAGCCGGTCAAGAACGTCGAACTGTGGCAACGCCTCGACGCCGCGCTGAAGTCGCACCAGGTGCGCTGGCACTGGGTCAAGGGTCATGCCGGTCACGACGAAAACGAGCGCGCCGATCAGCTCGCGCGCGACGGCGTCGCGATGGCCAGGCTGAAGGGTTAGGCGACGTGGCGGGTTTCGCTGCTCGACCACCCACCACTGTCGTCACCCGCGAAAGCGGGTGACCCAGTATTCCAGAGGCGTTCGTAATAGAACTGCAAGGCCGCGGCGTACTGGATCGCCCGGTCAAGCCGGGCGACGACAGTTGTGGTTGTCAGTCGTGATTGTCGCCGCAGTTTGCGATCAATTTCAAAGCTGCGCCAGCAGCGTATCGCCGCCGGAGACCTCGACCTTGCCGGGGGCCGGCTCGAGGTTGAGCTTCCTGACCACGCCGTCATCCACCAGCATCGAGTAGCGGTGGGAGCGGATGCCCAGCCCATTGCCAGAGGCGTCGAGTTCCATGCCGATCGCCTTGGTGAAGTCGGCGTTGCCGTCGGCGAGGAAGGTGGCTTCGTCGCGCTGGTCGGTATCGCGCTTCCACGCGTTCATGACGAAGGCGTCGTTGACCGAGACGATCGCGATCGTGTTCACGCCCTTGTCCTTGATGGCATAGGCGTTGAGGAAGATGCTCGGCAGATGCATCTTGTGGCAGGTGCCGGTGTAGGCACCGGGCACCGCGAACAGCGCGACCTTCTTGCCCTTGAAGATGTCGTCGGTTGTCTTGACCTGCGGACCTTCCGCCGTCATCACGCGAAATTTTGCATCCGGCAGCTTGTCGCCAACTTTGATGGTCATCGTCAATTCTCCCTAAATGGTGCGGATGTTTCTTAAAGCATTTTCCGGCGGGAAGGAAACCACTTCACCAGGGTGTGATGGTGGCGCTGGATTGGGCAGCCGTTGCTGCGAGCCTTCGGGCCGCATTCGCGCGACCCGTTGACTCCTCCACAATGACGGCGGTGGTTCAGGCCGCCACCGCCTTCTTTTCGTCGCGCAGCTCGCGGCGCAGGATTTTTCCGACATTGGTCTTGGGTAATTCGGTCCTGAACTCGATTTGCTTGGGAATCTTGTAGTTGGTCAGTTGCTCGTGACAGAATTTGATGATGTCCTCGGCGGTGAGGTTCGGATCCTTCTTCACGATGAATGCCTTGACGGCCTCGCCGGTGCGCTCGTCCTTAACCCCGATCACGGCGCATTCCAGCACGCCGGGATGGCTGGCGATCACTTCCTCGACCTCGTTGGGATAGACGTTGAAGCCCGAAACCAGGATCATGTCCTTCTTGCGGTCGACGATCTTGGTGTAGCCGTCCGGCGTCATGATGCCGATATCGCCGGTGCGGAAATAGCCGTCGGCGGTCATCACCTTGGCCGTTTCCTCCGGCCGGTTCCAGTAACCGGCCATCACCTGCGGGCCCTTGGCGCAGATTTCGCCGGGCTGGCCGAGCGGCACTTCGTTGCCGTCGTCGTCGCGGATCGAGATATAGGTCGAGGGCACGGGAACGCCGATCGAGCCGTTGAACTCGGAGGCGGTCGCGGTGTTGCAGGTCAGCGTCGGCGAGGTTTCAGACAGGCCGTAGCCTTCCGCAATGCTGCAGCCGGTCAGCTTCTTCCACTGCTCGGCCACCGGGCGCTGCACCGCCATGCCGCCGCCGTTGGAAATCTTCAGCCTGGAGAAATCGATCTTGCCGAAATCGGGATGATGCAACAGCCCGTTGTAGAGCGTGTTGACGGCGGGGAAGCTGTTGACCTGGTATTTCATCAGTTCCTTGATGAAGCCGGCCATGTCGCGCGGGTTGGGAATCAGAAGATTGACGCCGCCGGCCCGCACCGCCAGCAGGAAGCAGGCCGTCAGCGCGAAGATGTGATAGAGCGGCAGCGCGCAGACGATGAAGATCTGGTCGACATGCGGCGGCGCCGTCAGCGCGGGCTGCAGCCAGGCATCGTTCTGCAGCACGTTGGCGAGAATGTTGCGGTGAAGCAGCGTCGCGCCCTTGGAGACGCCGGTGGTGCCGCCGGTATATTGCAGGAAGGCGACGTCGTCGGGCCCGATCTTCGGTTTGCTGAACTTCAAGCCGCGGCCGGCCGCCACCGCGTCGTTGAACAGCACCGCGCCCGGAAGCGAAAATGGCGGCACCATCTTCTTCACGCGCCGCACCACCAGATTGACGATCATGCCCTTGAGGCCGAGCATGTCGCCCATGCTGCCGATGATGACATGCTTGACCGCGGTCCTCGCGATCACCTGCTGCACGGTGTGCGCGAAGTTTTCCAGGACGATGATCGCCTCGGCGCCGGAATCCTTGAGTTGGTGCTCGAGTTCGCGCGGGGTGTAAAGCGGGTTGACGTTCACCACGGCATAGCCGGCGCGCAGCACAGCGGTGGTCGCCACCGGGTACTGCAGCACGTTCGGCATCATCAGCGCGACGCGGGCGCCCTTCTGCAGGCCCTTGCCCTGCAAATAGGCCGCGAGCGCCAGCGACATCTCGTCGAGGTCGCGATAGGTGATCGACTTGTCCATGCAGAAGAAGGATTTGCGGTCCGAGAACTTGGCAAAGCTCTCTTCCAGCAATTCGACCAGCGACGGGTACAGGGTGGCGTCGATATCGGCGGGCACGCCGGCCGGATATTGCTTGAGCCAGATGCGCTCCATGGTGTTTCCTCTTCCGGTTTGCGGTCCCGTTTTATGGGCCGAGACGCCTTATTTCCGGCAGTATTGAGCAATGCGGCGGCCCATGGCAAGCGCCGCGCGTTATCGCTGCATCGCAGAGTAAAGAGGGTCCGGAAGGGATCGGCTTCTGCCCGGCCGAAACGGCACTTAACTGCGCGGTGTGGCCGCCTTTTGATCCGATGGAGCGGCGTCGCCGGTCGTGCTTTTGGGCTTGGCCGCAGGCTTTGCAACCGCCTTGGGCTTGGCCGGCTTTACCGGGCTGTCGGCCGTGGCCTTCGGGGCGGTATCGGCGGACTTGGTATCGGCAGATTTGGCGTCGGCACGCTTGACGGCAGCCGGTTTGGCCGCGGATTTCGCTTCGGGCTTCCTGTCGGATTTGACGTCCTTTGCCGTTTCCTTGGCGTCGGCCTTAGGCTCGGCGGCGGCATCTGGCTTCTTTGCCGCGATCCGGGTCTTCTTGCCGCGATGCGGCGTGGCCTGCTTGTCGGAATCCGCGGCGACAGCCGCGATCAGGGCGGCGCCGGTCCGGGTCGGGCCGGTGTAGACGACGATCGGCTCGGAGGCCGCGGGCGCGCCCGCCAGCAATTCCGAGGGCTTCAGGATCGGCGGCTGCAGCCCGGCGGCAAAGAAGGTCAGGCTGCTGCTTTCGCCGCCGGTTGCGCTGCCGCCGCTGCTGGCGACCGTGTCGTCCTCGTCGCTGGCGGGCTTGTGCCGCTTGCCGCCGCACATCTCGTCGCGCAGGTTCGGCGGCGAGGCGTCGATCGGCGCCAGATTGTCGACCGTGCCGAGCGCGGGACGCAGCCACGACAGCGTGTTGTTGGCAAAGCCGCGCTCGAGCATCTGCGCGGCGCGCACCGCGCGCATCTGCCCGGAGGAGGCCCCCAGCACCACCGCGATCAGCCGTTTGCCGTTGCGGGTGGCGGACGCCACCAGGTTGTATCCGGACGCGCAGATGAAGCCGGTCTTGAAACCGTCGGCGCCCGGATAGCGTCCGATCAGCTTGTTGAAATTCTGCGTGACCTTGCGGCCGAATCGGATCGAGGGAATGTGGACGAAATATTCGTATTCCGGTAGGTCGCGAATGATCGCGCGGGCCAGAATCGCAAGATCGCGCGCCGAAGTGATCTGGCCGTCCGCGGGCAGGCCGTTCGGATTGACGTAGCTCGTTTGCGTCATGCCGAGCTTTTGCGCGTTCTCGTTCATCAGCGCCGAAAAGCCGTCGATCGAACCGCCGACGCCCTCGGCCAGCACCACGGCCATGTCGTTGGCCGATTTCACCAGCATCATTTTCAGCGCATTGTCGACCGTGACCTGCGTGCCCGGACGGAAACCCATCTTCGAGGGTGACTGGGAAGCCGCGACCGGCGACACCGTCAACAGCGTATCGAGGGTAAGGCGCCCTTCCTTGACCGCTTTCAGCGTCGTGTAGGCCGTCATCAGCTTGGTCACCGATGCGGGATACCAGGGATAGGTGGCGTTCTCGGCCTCCAGCACCTTGCCGGTGTCGGCTTCGATGAGCAAATGGGCTTCGGCGTGGGCGACGCGCGGGGCGGCGACGCCGAGCGCTGCGACGACAACGATCCAGTTCAGCGATGACTTGCGAAGCAGCGGGCGAAGAAAATGCACAATCCGATTCCGGTCCTTTTGAGACCCGCCTTCGCAAAGGAGGTCTGACATGTAACGTTCGGGTTTCAAGCGTGTCCGGCGCCGTCGGCTACGGCGGCTGCAAACCTATACCGGCTTGCCGATTCAGAACAGAGGCTCCCCAATTAAATCGTGGACGAAATAGGCCGAATTTCGGCGATATCTAAATCTTGACGGCGGCGCTCGCGGTGTCGCGCGTCTGCACACCGCCGCGCACTTTTTCCTGAACCATGAATTGCGCCCTGGCGAGTTCCGCGAAATGGCCGCCTTTCGCCACCAGTTCATCGAACGTTCCGCTTTCGATCACGCGCCCGGAATCGAACACGAGGATTCGCGTGGCGTTGCGGATGGTCGAGAGCCGGTGCGCGATCACGAACGTGGTGCGGCCCTTCATCACTTCGTCGAGAGCGGCGTTG
This genomic window contains:
- the rnhA gene encoding ribonuclease HI encodes the protein MSSLPTVIIHTDGACSGNPGPGGWGAILKFGEVEKELKGGEAHTTNNRMELMAAISALEALKKPCTVDLYTDSQYVRQGITGWIHGWKKNGWRTADKKPVKNVELWQRLDAALKSHQVRWHWVKGHAGHDENERADQLARDGVAMARLKG
- a CDS encoding peroxiredoxin is translated as MTIKVGDKLPDAKFRVMTAEGPQVKTTDDIFKGKKVALFAVPGAYTGTCHKMHLPSIFLNAYAIKDKGVNTIAIVSVNDAFVMNAWKRDTDQRDEATFLADGNADFTKAIGMELDASGNGLGIRSHRYSMLVDDGVVRKLNLEPAPGKVEVSGGDTLLAQL
- the ispH gene encoding 4-hydroxy-3-methylbut-2-enyl diphosphate reductase, whose amino-acid sequence is MQAKPPLKIVLCSPRGFCAGVVRAIDTVERALTIYGAPVYVRHEIVHNRYVVDSLRTKGAIFVEELAEIPDNTNAPVVFSAHGVPKSVPADARARNFFSLDATCPLVTKVHREAAIHFKRGREILLIGHSHHPEVVGTLGQLPPGAVTLIETAEDAKTFTPKDPNNLAFVTQTTLSIDDTAEIVAMLKERFPNISGPHKEDICYATTNRQLAVKKVAPVVDALIVVGAPNSSNSQRLREVAEREGCPIAVLAQRAGDLDWSRFAGIKSLGITAGASAPEVIVEEIMGAFAERYELQVETVSAAEENEFFPLPRSLRPDAAE
- a CDS encoding FkbM family methyltransferase, with the translated sequence MELSYAQNLEDYHLSLAFAGQTTGTYIDIGAGHPIADNVSFWFYERDWHGIVVEPQLELAALYQRLRPRDLAVRGLVGRHCGEIDFYAVERLHGLSTTVEYLAQKAKAFGVDYQTVRMPVTTLANLCETHDVGSIDFLKIDVEGAEGDVLFGGDWKRFRPKVIVMEAVTPVSSEPAWQDWEPFLLAQGYGFVLFDTVNRFYVAQEHREIMARFPSERASWHAVRHMYEIGRAPENKQHPDHALAQDLARGFWASLPYLDKDLITFLLSRARRIAKPDEFAALASAVDTAAFRAALGRIACGYDGGQIVDE
- a CDS encoding serine hydrolase, which gives rise to MHFLRPLLRKSSLNWIVVVAALGVAAPRVAHAEAHLLIEADTGKVLEAENATYPWYPASVTKLMTAYTTLKAVKEGRLTLDTLLTVSPVAASQSPSKMGFRPGTQVTVDNALKMMLVKSANDMAVVLAEGVGGSIDGFSALMNENAQKLGMTQTSYVNPNGLPADGQITSARDLAILARAIIRDLPEYEYFVHIPSIRFGRKVTQNFNKLIGRYPGADGFKTGFICASGYNLVASATRNGKRLIAVVLGASSGQMRAVRAAQMLERGFANNTLSWLRPALGTVDNLAPIDASPPNLRDEMCGGKRHKPASDEDDTVASSGGSATGGESSSLTFFAAGLQPPILKPSELLAGAPAASEPIVVYTGPTRTGAALIAAVAADSDKQATPHRGKKTRIAAKKPDAAAEPKADAKETAKDVKSDRKPEAKSAAKPAAVKRADAKSADTKSADTAPKATADSPVKPAKPKAVAKPAAKPKSTTGDAAPSDQKAATPRS
- a CDS encoding long-chain fatty acid--CoA ligase; this encodes MERIWLKQYPAGVPADIDATLYPSLVELLEESFAKFSDRKSFFCMDKSITYRDLDEMSLALAAYLQGKGLQKGARVALMMPNVLQYPVATTAVLRAGYAVVNVNPLYTPRELEHQLKDSGAEAIIVLENFAHTVQQVIARTAVKHVIIGSMGDMLGLKGMIVNLVVRRVKKMVPPFSLPGAVLFNDAVAAGRGLKFSKPKIGPDDVAFLQYTGGTTGVSKGATLLHRNILANVLQNDAWLQPALTAPPHVDQIFIVCALPLYHIFALTACFLLAVRAGGVNLLIPNPRDMAGFIKELMKYQVNSFPAVNTLYNGLLHHPDFGKIDFSRLKISNGGGMAVQRPVAEQWKKLTGCSIAEGYGLSETSPTLTCNTATASEFNGSIGVPVPSTYISIRDDDGNEVPLGQPGEICAKGPQVMAGYWNRPEETAKVMTADGYFRTGDIGIMTPDGYTKIVDRKKDMILVSGFNVYPNEVEEVIASHPGVLECAVIGVKDERTGEAVKAFIVKKDPNLTAEDIIKFCHEQLTNYKIPKQIEFRTELPKTNVGKILRRELRDEKKAVAA
- a CDS encoding DUF1013 domain-containing protein, translating into MSNAPLMPKATAVWLVDNTALTFDQVADFTKMHPLEVRAIADGDAAQGIKGMDPISTGQLSRDEIEKGEKDPNYRLKLGESKVALPPAAKKKGPRYTPVSRRHERPSAILWLVRNHPELKDAQIMRLVGTTKTTIASVRDRTHWNASTLTPMDPVTLGLCSQIELDFEVQRAAKEKPIDTAYGGATLLPASETTRKEPEFEPSEKQRDDLNVDAVFAKLKTIGGKKPDDE
- a CDS encoding homoserine kinase, translating into MAVYTDVAADELAEFLSRYDLGELLSYKGIAEGVENSNFLLHTSAGYFILTLYEKRVAKNDLPFFLGLMTHLASRGLSCPLPVKNRGGEALSTLAGRPAAIISFLEGIWPRKPSAAHCAGVGQALARMHLAGRDFPMSRANALSVSGWRPLFAQSSSRADELQPGLAAFIEAELDHLESGIWPKNLAPGVIHADLFPDNVFFLGERLSGIIDFTFACNDMLAYDVAICLNAWCFESDCSFNVTKARALLNAYGRERKLSEAEENALPLLARGAALRFLLTRLVDFLNVPPGALVRPKDPLEYVRKLRFQQGVASMRDYGVAASGLVA